The following proteins are co-located in the Pseudomonas fluorescens genome:
- a CDS encoding peptidoglycan DD-metalloendopeptidase family protein encodes MPRLLSLLMLLCLTFTAHADSYITRLLNKPVPGGVAVVDLGASLAAPKATYQGKPVLVVKEQDTWLAIVGIPLTVKPGNERISSGGQTLPFVVGYKKYPEQRITLKNKRQVNPNPADVKRIESEIPLQLGAYRTFSPNTPSNLLLDKPVNGPLSSKFGVRRFFNGEERNPHAGLDFAVPTGTPIKSPAAGKVILTGNYFFNGNTVFVDHGQGFISMFCHLSKIDVKTGQALARGDVVGKVGSTGRATGPHLHWNISLNEARVDPAIFIGAFQP; translated from the coding sequence ATGCCACGTTTATTGAGCTTGTTGATGCTGTTGTGCCTCACCTTCACCGCCCATGCCGACAGCTACATCACCCGGCTGCTGAACAAGCCGGTGCCCGGTGGCGTCGCGGTGGTTGACCTGGGCGCCTCGCTTGCGGCCCCGAAAGCCACCTATCAGGGCAAACCGGTATTGGTGGTGAAGGAACAGGACACGTGGCTGGCGATTGTCGGCATTCCATTGACCGTCAAACCGGGCAACGAACGCATCAGCAGTGGCGGCCAAACCTTGCCGTTTGTCGTCGGCTACAAGAAGTACCCCGAACAACGCATCACCCTGAAGAACAAACGCCAAGTCAACCCGAACCCTGCGGACGTCAAACGCATCGAAAGCGAGATCCCTTTACAGCTGGGCGCCTATCGCACGTTCAGCCCCAACACGCCGAGCAACCTGCTGCTGGACAAACCCGTCAATGGCCCCCTCTCCAGCAAGTTCGGCGTACGCCGTTTCTTCAATGGAGAAGAGCGCAATCCCCACGCCGGGCTTGACTTCGCAGTGCCCACCGGCACGCCGATCAAGTCACCGGCTGCGGGCAAAGTCATTCTCACCGGCAACTACTTCTTTAATGGCAATACCGTCTTCGTTGATCACGGCCAGGGCTTTATCAGCATGTTCTGCCATTTATCGAAGATCGATGTGAAGACCGGCCAAGCGCTGGCACGGGGTGACGTGGTCGGCAAGGTTGGCTCAACCGGCCGAGCGACCGGGCCTCACCTGCACTGGAACATCAGCCTAAACGAAGCACGGGTCGACCCGGCGATCTTTATCGGCGCGTTCCAGCCCTGA